In Xanthomonas sp. SI, the following are encoded in one genomic region:
- the purB gene encoding adenylosuccinate lyase: protein MSDSALLALSPLDGRYAGKVDALRPIFSEYGLIKARVKVEIEWLLALGAEPGIAELPAFSAAATQRLRALADGFGVEHAARVKQIERTTNHDVKAVEYFIKEQLKEDAELGPALEFVHFACTSEDINNLSYGLMLEQARREVLLPTLDGVAATLRALAHAQAAQPMLSRTHGQTASPTTLGKEIANVVARLERQRRQIAAVELTGKINGAVGNYNAHVASYPDVDWPAFAQRFVEGLGLVFNPYTTQIEPHDNVAELGDATRRANTILIDLARDIWGYISLGYFKQKLKEGEVGSSTMPHKVNPIDFENAEGNFGIANALFEHFSAKLPISRWQRDLTDSTVLRALGTAFGHSQVALDSLAKGLGKLTVNPERLDGDLDAAWEVLAEAVQTVMRRHGLPNPYEQLKALTRGQGITAASMQAFVETLELPEDAKQRLRALTPGGYIGLAERLARAI, encoded by the coding sequence GCGGCCGATCTTCTCCGAATACGGCCTGATCAAGGCCCGGGTGAAGGTGGAAATCGAATGGCTGCTGGCGCTGGGCGCCGAGCCGGGCATCGCCGAGCTGCCCGCGTTCTCGGCGGCCGCCACGCAGCGGCTGCGTGCGCTGGCCGACGGCTTCGGCGTCGAGCACGCGGCGCGGGTCAAGCAGATCGAGCGCACCACCAACCACGATGTCAAGGCGGTGGAGTACTTCATCAAGGAGCAGCTGAAGGAAGACGCCGAACTCGGCCCGGCGCTGGAATTCGTGCATTTCGCCTGCACCAGCGAGGACATCAACAACCTCAGCTACGGGCTGATGCTGGAGCAGGCGCGGCGCGAGGTGTTGCTGCCGACGCTGGACGGCGTCGCCGCCACCCTGCGTGCGCTGGCCCATGCCCAGGCCGCGCAGCCGATGCTGTCACGCACCCACGGCCAGACCGCCTCGCCGACCACGCTGGGCAAGGAGATCGCCAACGTCGTCGCGCGCCTGGAACGCCAGCGCCGGCAGATCGCCGCGGTCGAGCTGACCGGCAAGATCAACGGCGCGGTCGGCAACTACAACGCGCACGTGGCCAGCTATCCGGACGTGGACTGGCCGGCCTTCGCGCAGCGCTTCGTGGAAGGCCTGGGCCTGGTGTTCAACCCCTACACCACCCAGATCGAGCCGCACGACAACGTCGCCGAACTCGGCGATGCCACCCGCCGTGCCAACACCATCCTGATCGACCTGGCCCGCGACATCTGGGGCTACATCTCGCTGGGCTACTTCAAGCAGAAGCTCAAGGAAGGCGAAGTCGGCTCTTCGACCATGCCGCACAAGGTCAACCCGATCGACTTCGAGAACGCCGAAGGCAACTTCGGCATCGCCAATGCGCTGTTCGAGCACTTCAGCGCCAAGCTGCCGATCAGCCGCTGGCAGCGCGACCTCACCGACTCCACCGTGCTGCGCGCGCTCGGTACCGCGTTCGGCCACAGCCAGGTGGCGCTGGATTCGCTGGCCAAGGGCCTGGGCAAGCTGACCGTCAATCCCGAACGCCTGGACGGCGACCTCGACGCCGCCTGGGAAGTGCTGGCCGAAGCCGTGCAGACGGTGATGCGCCGCCACGGCCTGCCCAACCCCTACGAGCAGCTCAAGGCGCTGACCCGCGGCCAGGGCATCACCGCCGCCTCGATGCAGGCCTTCGTCGAAACCCTGGAACTGCCGGAGGACGCCAAGCAACGCCTGCGGGCGCTGACCCCAGGCGGCTACATCGGCCTGGCCGAGCGCCTGGCGCGCGCGATCTGA